One Halovivax ruber XH-70 genomic region harbors:
- a CDS encoding DUF371 domain-containing protein, which translates to MTEQADAFDDDRYTEVIHACGHEHVSGEHASTFEVSTDDFLTPAGDCILAIEADRAPAEFDSDFVAACQDATATITMSITAGGSETTITGRGDPRLTFESERSAVGRTSDYVDDRTIMLDADRAAGDVDRELIDALADGADARVVLAVEDGNTEA; encoded by the coding sequence ATGACCGAACAGGCGGACGCGTTCGACGACGACCGATACACAGAAGTCATCCACGCGTGCGGCCACGAGCACGTCAGCGGCGAGCACGCCAGTACGTTCGAGGTCTCGACTGACGACTTTCTCACCCCGGCTGGTGACTGTATTCTCGCGATCGAAGCCGACCGCGCGCCGGCAGAGTTCGACTCGGACTTCGTCGCCGCGTGCCAGGACGCCACCGCGACGATCACGATGAGCATCACTGCTGGCGGTTCCGAGACGACGATCACCGGCCGGGGCGATCCACGACTGACCTTCGAGAGCGAGCGAAGCGCCGTCGGTCGGACGAGCGACTACGTCGACGACAGGACGATTATGCTAGACGCCGATCGAGCGGCGGGCGACGTAGATCGAGAACTGATCGATGCGCTGGCCGACGGCGCCGACGCGCGGGTCGTACTCGCAGTCGAAGACGGGAACACTGAAGCATAG